One region of Ornithinibacter aureus genomic DNA includes:
- a CDS encoding baseplate J/gp47 family protein — protein sequence MTRTRAEVLAAMADAARLAAYDGDLSWRDALFEAGPDGQELSLPTDPDRVLLAALADEVTQVDAHAATLPGRLHVAWLEEVLGVPRLPVVPDRVVARVTVDPKTAPAVVPVGTVLRGGKDAVGDERRYRTLDALTAHGATVAGVRVLVPGGPASGTPGVALAAPDFPIAPPTTPEEALVAPPAGHRVRIHSGALAFSGGDLTVAITFVGAGDVSALRAGSSWHWPLPDGTLSSGTLGGGSTPGVVTVAMTGGCVDPDGGDPWIECVIDPRTPVPEGLRFTEVQVAVTARAGVAPDAAFANDGRVDLAKEFEPFLATARAGDAFFVRSDEAFAKSLATLSITVSTAVAASGGVPSWDRVIHLLAEQPALRTLPRRYVTDRSGADDTPVRVMRKASSAEVEQAGWLGRIDAGFEVGDLWADPAPATSARLEWQRLAASGWHEFAHRSTFGGVTNAVVAAGAPASLPSAVAGQPGHYVRAYLASGDFGWSDYLQQVSSFATIAVRTPDAVPAMPTAPVAAKYHQLTLSYTTTPVAATRVEAWSGWRHTVRSSGEFAPFRRAVDDLGHCGMVAVGLEVPESVTGSTVSIHLVLDSAAPCGSTAPLTAHWQWWDGTTWQALAVSDGTHGLREAGLVRFVAPQGWATGCSDVTASSGRWIRFVTDQPRRIGVVRDVITDAVVAEFVSRAADPQLDPSPATALPPGTIKGTLTPVPGVTKVTNVASVRGRGPEDDQAYATRASALVRHRGRALTPWDYEQTVTLAFPEVALLRCLPHTDTDGNRSPGTVGLVVVPDRPENPQPRPSVSLAGRIIDTLRPVMPLTASVAILCPAYVPVSVRASVRLRRGVAALQGRAAVEAALESLLHPTLAAEPRWGLSLYASTVVAVLERLTVVDVVRTFDLRAQLPSGPSPVEVVEVDPCRGLYCSTGTHEIACEEQL from the coding sequence ATGACGCGCACTCGTGCCGAGGTGCTCGCGGCGATGGCGGATGCCGCCCGGCTGGCTGCGTACGACGGTGATCTCTCGTGGCGCGACGCGCTGTTCGAGGCCGGCCCGGACGGACAGGAGTTGTCGCTCCCCACCGACCCCGACCGGGTGCTGCTCGCGGCGCTGGCCGACGAGGTCACCCAGGTCGACGCCCATGCCGCGACCCTGCCCGGGCGGCTGCACGTGGCGTGGCTGGAGGAGGTGCTCGGGGTGCCGAGGTTGCCCGTGGTGCCCGACCGCGTGGTCGCCCGGGTGACGGTGGACCCGAAGACGGCCCCGGCGGTCGTCCCGGTCGGCACCGTGCTGCGCGGAGGCAAGGACGCCGTGGGGGACGAGCGGCGCTACCGCACCCTGGACGCCCTCACCGCGCACGGGGCCACGGTGGCCGGGGTGCGGGTGCTCGTGCCCGGCGGGCCGGCCAGCGGCACCCCCGGCGTGGCCCTGGCCGCACCCGACTTCCCGATCGCCCCGCCGACCACGCCCGAGGAGGCGCTGGTGGCGCCCCCGGCCGGGCACCGGGTGCGCATCCACTCCGGGGCGCTGGCCTTCTCGGGGGGCGACCTGACGGTGGCCATCACGTTCGTCGGCGCGGGTGACGTGAGCGCCCTGCGCGCGGGCTCGTCGTGGCACTGGCCGCTGCCCGACGGCACGCTGTCGTCCGGCACCCTCGGCGGCGGCAGCACCCCGGGGGTCGTGACCGTCGCCATGACCGGGGGCTGCGTCGACCCGGACGGGGGCGACCCGTGGATCGAGTGCGTCATCGACCCGCGCACCCCCGTCCCCGAGGGACTGCGCTTCACCGAGGTGCAGGTGGCCGTCACCGCCCGCGCCGGGGTGGCACCGGATGCCGCGTTCGCGAACGACGGTCGGGTGGACCTCGCGAAGGAGTTCGAGCCGTTCCTCGCCACCGCCCGGGCGGGGGACGCCTTCTTCGTGCGAAGCGACGAGGCGTTCGCCAAGAGCCTGGCCACCCTCAGCATCACCGTCAGCACCGCCGTCGCGGCCTCCGGCGGGGTCCCCTCGTGGGACCGCGTCATCCACCTGCTCGCCGAGCAGCCGGCTCTGCGGACACTGCCTCGCCGGTACGTCACCGATCGGTCCGGGGCCGACGACACCCCCGTGCGGGTGATGAGGAAGGCGTCGTCGGCCGAGGTGGAGCAGGCCGGTTGGCTGGGCAGGATCGACGCCGGGTTCGAGGTCGGCGACCTGTGGGCCGACCCGGCCCCCGCGACCTCGGCCCGCCTGGAGTGGCAGCGACTCGCCGCGTCCGGGTGGCACGAGTTCGCGCACCGCTCGACCTTCGGCGGCGTGACCAACGCCGTCGTCGCGGCCGGCGCCCCGGCATCCCTGCCGTCGGCCGTCGCCGGCCAGCCCGGCCACTACGTGCGCGCCTACCTCGCCTCGGGCGACTTCGGGTGGAGCGACTACCTCCAACAGGTGTCGTCGTTCGCGACCATCGCCGTGCGCACGCCCGACGCCGTGCCCGCGATGCCGACCGCTCCGGTCGCCGCGAAGTACCACCAGCTGACCCTGTCGTACACGACGACCCCGGTCGCGGCGACGCGCGTCGAGGCGTGGTCGGGGTGGCGGCACACCGTGCGGTCCTCCGGCGAGTTCGCCCCGTTCCGGCGCGCCGTCGACGACCTCGGGCACTGCGGCATGGTCGCCGTGGGTCTCGAGGTGCCCGAGTCGGTGACCGGGTCGACGGTGTCGATCCACCTCGTGCTCGACTCCGCGGCGCCGTGCGGCTCGACCGCCCCGCTCACCGCCCACTGGCAGTGGTGGGACGGCACCACCTGGCAGGCGCTCGCCGTCTCCGACGGCACCCACGGCCTGCGCGAGGCCGGGCTGGTGCGGTTCGTCGCGCCGCAGGGGTGGGCGACGGGCTGCTCCGACGTCACGGCATCCAGTGGGCGCTGGATCCGGTTCGTCACCGACCAACCGCGCCGCATCGGCGTGGTGCGCGACGTCATCACGGATGCCGTGGTCGCCGAGTTCGTGTCGCGGGCCGCGGACCCGCAGCTCGACCCGAGCCCCGCGACGGCGCTGCCGCCCGGCACCATCAAGGGCACGCTCACCCCCGTCCCGGGCGTCACCAAGGTCACCAACGTGGCGTCGGTGCGCGGTCGCGGGCCCGAGGACGACCAGGCCTACGCGACGAGGGCATCGGCCCTGGTGCGGCACCGCGGGCGCGCCCTCACCCCGTGGGACTACGAGCAGACGGTGACCCTGGCCTTCCCGGAGGTCGCCCTGCTGCGCTGCCTGCCGCACACCGACACCGACGGCAACCGGTCGCCCGGCACGGTCGGGCTCGTCGTCGTGCCGGACCGGCCCGAGAACCCACAGCCGCGGCCGAGCGTCAGCCTGGCCGGTCGCATCATCGACACGCTGCGGCCGGTCATGCCGCTCACCGCCTCGGTCGCGATCCTCTGCCCGGCGTACGTCCCCGTCTCCGTCCGGGCCTCGGTGCGGTTGCGTCGGGGGGTGGCGGCCTTGCAGGGGCGGGCCGCCGTCGAGGCGGCGCTGGAGTCGTTGCTGCACCCCACGCTCGCCGCCGAGCCCCGCTGGGGGCTGTCGCTGTACGCCTCGACGGTGGTGGCGGTGCTCGAG
- a CDS encoding PAAR domain-containing protein, with protein sequence MPAAARVGDQSIHGGTVVGPGVPTVVIGGMPAAVVGDMHACVIPSPPPHPPSTPFVAGSATVLIQGRPALRAGDSCACGASVAVGMPTVVLG encoded by the coding sequence GTGCCAGCCGCAGCCCGGGTGGGGGACCAGAGCATCCACGGCGGAACCGTGGTCGGCCCCGGTGTGCCCACCGTCGTCATCGGGGGGATGCCGGCCGCCGTCGTCGGCGACATGCACGCCTGCGTCATCCCCTCACCACCCCCGCACCCGCCGTCGACCCCGTTCGTCGCCGGGTCGGCCACGGTCCTGATCCAGGGCAGGCCCGCCCTGCGCGCCGGTGACAGCTGCGCGTGCGGTGCCTCGGTCGCGGTGGGCATGCCGACGGTGGTGCTCGGATGA
- a CDS encoding GPW/gp25 family protein: protein MSTNDYPQVGTGWAFPPSWGPVDDEPGSPPTPARLRTNDGYDHVIDALELHVRTLIGSRVMRPEFGADADRYVFEPRTPAVCHRLADDVRRALVVGEPRVIVDRVHAEPAGAAQERIDVTVDFRIDRHRRTESLVIPYYAGGQP, encoded by the coding sequence ATGAGCACGAACGACTACCCCCAGGTGGGCACCGGGTGGGCCTTCCCCCCGTCGTGGGGGCCCGTCGACGACGAGCCCGGCTCCCCGCCGACCCCGGCCCGCCTGCGCACCAACGACGGCTACGACCACGTCATCGACGCCCTCGAACTGCACGTGCGGACCCTGATCGGCAGCCGGGTCATGCGCCCGGAGTTCGGGGCGGATGCCGATCGCTACGTCTTCGAGCCACGCACGCCGGCCGTGTGCCACCGCCTCGCTGACGACGTGCGCCGCGCCCTGGTCGTGGGGGAGCCGCGGGTCATCGTCGACCGGGTGCACGCGGAGCCCGCGGGGGCCGCGCAGGAGCGGATCGACGTGACGGTGGACTTCCGGATCGACCGGCACCGTCGCACCGAGTCCCTCGTGATCCCGTACTACGCCGGGGGGCAGCCATGA
- a CDS encoding phage baseplate assembly protein V produces the protein MSPSQQAQPDRPEVEITVDDAALEPLVEADVIEVDVHEEVGRHGRCTLLVQNWDADLRAVRHSDDGPFVPGAAIGVSLGYHAALKPVFEGVVTALTAHFSGGRPVLRVEARSRSILLAHPPRSRVLADVSDADVASAVAADYDLTTDAEVGVTRDAVVSDRVSDWDFLLARARRLGWVLYVRGTTLVMRPPATPANPPEFEYTRSLVELHLTDDLTRAIDTATGVGWDPAALETVESEQSSSAAAIDTGDRSDHAAAVGKTSWPLRSARDESAAETAADAADARAVGRQRDAALAHLHGRGVVLGDPTLRCDSWVTLSGVGTRMSGPHYLTAVRHHLSAQGYRTEVQVGRPPALVPPPALPGVAPREGGLTIGLVDSLDDPLKTLRVRVRMPWRTDGGTGVWARLATLDAGDGRGTVVVPNVGAEVVVGFIDGEGAAPVVLGQLFSGAAKPPEDIDPDANTLRVLVTPGGHRLAFDDGDAPSITLTSGKGHEVLIDDQDGRIALTHKDSGNALEVSADGITITAAQGDITLTASSGTVGIDAMTFEAKATAPSKLESSATFDLTASGPLGLKGALVTIN, from the coding sequence ATGAGCCCCAGCCAGCAGGCCCAGCCGGATCGGCCCGAGGTCGAGATCACCGTCGACGACGCGGCCCTCGAGCCGCTCGTCGAGGCCGACGTCATCGAGGTCGACGTCCACGAGGAGGTCGGCAGGCACGGGCGCTGCACCCTGCTCGTCCAGAACTGGGACGCCGACCTGCGCGCGGTCCGCCACAGCGACGACGGCCCGTTCGTCCCCGGTGCCGCGATCGGGGTGTCGCTGGGCTACCACGCCGCGCTCAAGCCCGTCTTCGAGGGCGTCGTCACGGCCCTGACCGCCCACTTCTCCGGCGGCCGCCCCGTGCTGCGGGTCGAGGCGCGCAGCCGTTCGATCCTGCTGGCCCACCCGCCCCGCTCGCGCGTGCTCGCCGACGTGTCCGACGCGGACGTCGCCTCGGCCGTGGCCGCCGACTACGACCTCACCACCGACGCCGAGGTCGGGGTCACCCGCGACGCGGTCGTCTCCGACCGGGTCAGCGACTGGGACTTCCTGCTCGCGCGGGCGCGCCGGCTCGGCTGGGTGCTCTACGTGCGCGGCACCACCCTGGTCATGCGCCCCCCGGCCACACCTGCGAACCCGCCCGAGTTCGAGTACACCCGATCCCTCGTCGAGCTGCACCTCACCGACGACCTGACCCGGGCCATCGACACGGCGACCGGCGTCGGCTGGGACCCGGCTGCCCTCGAGACGGTGGAGTCCGAGCAGTCGTCCAGCGCGGCCGCGATCGACACCGGTGACCGCAGCGACCACGCCGCCGCCGTCGGGAAGACGTCCTGGCCGTTGCGCTCGGCCCGCGACGAGAGCGCCGCCGAGACCGCCGCCGACGCGGCCGATGCCCGAGCGGTGGGTCGCCAACGTGATGCCGCCCTGGCCCACCTGCACGGCCGCGGGGTCGTCCTCGGTGACCCGACCCTTCGCTGTGACTCCTGGGTGACCCTCTCCGGGGTCGGCACCCGCATGTCCGGGCCGCACTACCTCACGGCCGTGCGCCACCACCTGTCGGCGCAGGGGTACCGCACCGAGGTGCAGGTCGGCCGGCCACCCGCCCTCGTGCCACCCCCGGCCCTCCCCGGTGTCGCGCCGCGCGAGGGCGGGCTCACCATCGGGCTGGTCGACTCCCTCGACGACCCGCTGAAGACGCTGCGGGTGCGCGTGCGGATGCCGTGGCGCACCGACGGAGGGACCGGCGTGTGGGCGCGCCTCGCCACCCTCGACGCGGGTGACGGCCGCGGCACCGTCGTCGTGCCGAACGTCGGCGCCGAGGTCGTCGTCGGGTTCATCGACGGTGAGGGGGCCGCGCCCGTCGTGCTGGGGCAGCTCTTCAGCGGCGCAGCCAAGCCCCCCGAGGACATCGACCCCGACGCGAACACCCTGCGCGTGCTCGTCACCCCCGGCGGCCACCGGCTGGCCTTCGACGACGGCGACGCCCCGAGCATCACGCTCACCTCGGGCAAGGGCCACGAGGTGCTCATCGACGACCAGGACGGCCGGATCGCCCTCACCCACAAGGACTCCGGCAACGCGCTCGAGGTGTCCGCGGACGGCATCACCATCACCGCCGCCCAGGGGGACATCACCCTCACGGCCTCCTCGGGAACGGTCGGCATCGACGCGATGACCTTCGAGGCCAAGGCCACCGCCCCCTCGAAGCTCGAGAGCTCCGCGACCTTCGACCTCACGGCATCCGGCCCCCTCGGGCTCAAGGGTGCCCTCGTGACCATCAACTAG